Proteins encoded within one genomic window of Candidatus Binatia bacterium:
- a CDS encoding membrane protein: MRWVKLVLKWVMGVFYVVAGTMHFVRPEFYLRIMPEYLPYHRELVFLSGVCEVVLGVLVLVPRFTKWAAWGIVALLIAVFPANVNMAVNRIVPPGAPDLSPLAQQILLWARLPLQGLLVAWAWWYTQDDGIVREGQP; encoded by the coding sequence GTGCGCTGGGTGAAACTCGTCCTCAAGTGGGTCATGGGCGTCTTTTACGTGGTGGCGGGCACCATGCACTTCGTCCGGCCGGAGTTCTATCTGCGCATCATGCCCGAGTATCTGCCCTACCACCGCGAGCTGGTTTTTCTCTCCGGGGTCTGCGAGGTCGTGCTGGGAGTTCTCGTGCTGGTGCCCCGGTTCACGAAGTGGGCCGCTTGGGGCATCGTGGCTCTTCTCATTGCCGTCTTTCCCGCCAACGTGAACATGGCGGTGAACCGCATCGTTCCGCCGGGCGCTCCCGACCTTTCCCCGCTTGCGCAGCAGATCCTTCTCTGGGCGAGGCTTCCCCTTCAGGGTTTGCTCGTCGCGTGGGCGTGGTGGTACACGCAGGACGATGGGATCGTGAGGGAAGGGCAGCCGTGA
- a CDS encoding thioesterase yields MPEEREMSEKDRKPEGPGKPGKRYALAPLFGRGNQAFVSHTPHARHLGIRVVEVGPCRAVLMLPYREELVGDPARGVIFGGAITTLLDHTAGMAVACSMEEIKAVATIDLRVDYLRAAEPGLDLYADVECYKVTRNVAFVRGIAYDRTPDDPFASCLATFMIGANPTPSPLEQYLDRYLEEKGGSQTKGGSE; encoded by the coding sequence ATGCCGGAAGAGCGCGAGATGTCCGAGAAGGACCGAAAACCCGAAGGTCCCGGAAAGCCCGGGAAACGCTACGCCCTCGCGCCTCTCTTCGGCCGCGGCAACCAGGCGTTCGTGAGCCACACGCCTCACGCTCGCCACCTGGGGATTCGCGTGGTGGAGGTGGGTCCCTGCCGTGCCGTGCTGATGCTGCCCTACCGGGAGGAGCTGGTCGGCGACCCGGCCAGGGGCGTGATTTTCGGGGGAGCCATCACGACGCTGCTGGACCACACGGCCGGCATGGCCGTGGCCTGTTCGATGGAAGAAATCAAAGCCGTCGCGACGATCGACCTCCGCGTGGACTACCTCCGGGCCGCGGAGCCGGGGCTCGATCTCTACGCGGACGTCGAATGCTACAAGGTCACCAGGAACGTGGCTTTCGTCCGTGGCATCGCTTACGACCGCACGCCCGACGACCCCTTCGCGAGCTGCCTCGCCACGTTCATGATCGGGGCCAACCCGACGCCGAGCCCGCTCGAGCAGTACCTCGACCGGTACCTGGAGGAGAAGGGAGGCTCGCAAACCAAGGGAGGCTCGGAATGA
- a CDS encoding luciferase-like monooxygenase superfamily protein — translation MELAIQVGGGQVRRDKTGIEAIVEQARLAEDLGFRVVFVPDHYVFESLGVLQKDIPAYEMSFVMATLAQRTRTIRIGSHVACVLFRHPAMLARLFAQIDEASGGRLLAGVGAGWTKAEFEMMGIDFPPPSVRLEMLDETVEILFGLWTRETFTFEGKHYRLREAVCLPKPAQKPRPPLMLGGSGKGILARAGRYADIVHMVPTLGTAGTTTLEEVRKFTDRAVTSKLARVREAEEKAGRPKGSVRFATTIFQYTMTSSPAETKRLAEELSGVFGLSPGELLQHPVSLLGTAEEMVDELRRREETHGLSLLAINFTEDSQIRTFGEKVLPKVSS, via the coding sequence ATGGAACTTGCCATCCAGGTCGGCGGTGGGCAGGTCCGGCGCGACAAGACCGGAATCGAAGCCATCGTCGAGCAAGCGCGGCTCGCGGAGGATCTTGGGTTTCGCGTCGTTTTCGTCCCGGACCACTACGTGTTCGAGTCGCTGGGCGTGCTGCAGAAGGACATCCCCGCCTACGAGATGTCCTTCGTCATGGCCACGCTCGCCCAGCGAACCAGGACGATCCGCATCGGAAGCCACGTCGCCTGCGTTCTCTTTCGCCACCCCGCCATGCTGGCGAGACTCTTCGCGCAAATCGACGAAGCGAGTGGCGGGCGCCTTCTCGCAGGAGTCGGGGCCGGTTGGACGAAGGCCGAGTTCGAGATGATGGGGATCGATTTCCCGCCCCCTTCGGTCCGCCTCGAAATGCTCGACGAAACGGTGGAAATCCTCTTCGGCCTCTGGACCCGAGAAACCTTCACGTTCGAGGGAAAGCACTACCGGTTACGCGAAGCCGTATGCCTTCCGAAACCCGCCCAGAAACCCCGTCCGCCGCTCATGCTCGGCGGCAGCGGCAAGGGCATCCTGGCGCGCGCGGGGCGCTACGCCGACATCGTCCACATGGTGCCGACGCTCGGGACGGCAGGCACGACGACGCTGGAAGAGGTCCGCAAGTTCACCGACCGGGCCGTCACCTCCAAGCTCGCCCGCGTGAGGGAAGCCGAGGAGAAAGCCGGCCGTCCGAAGGGAAGCGTGCGCTTTGCGACCACCATCTTCCAGTACACGATGACTTCCTCTCCGGCGGAAACGAAGCGGCTTGCCGAGGAGCTTTCGGGCGTGTTCGGTCTCTCTCCGGGCGAGCTTCTCCAGCACCCGGTGAGCCTCCTCGGGACGGCCGAGGAAATGGTCGACGAACTCCGCCGCCGCGAAGAGACACACGGACTCTCGCTCCTTGCGATCAATTTCACGGAGGACTCCCAGATCCGAACCTTCGGGGAAAAGGTCCTGCCGAAAGTCTCTTCGTGA
- a CDS encoding thioesterase, which translates to MTDLVAWIPYARFLGVRVERGEKGTECVLPFREEIVGNARLPAIHGGVLGALLELTAIVRLLEETGGERVPKPINFSVDYLRSAGPATTRARAEIFKLGRRIANVHVVAWQEDFSRPVASGNGKFLFYPEE; encoded by the coding sequence ATGACCGACCTGGTCGCCTGGATTCCCTACGCCCGTTTTCTCGGCGTTCGCGTGGAGCGCGGGGAAAAAGGCACGGAGTGCGTGCTTCCTTTCCGCGAGGAGATCGTGGGGAACGCCCGGCTCCCGGCCATCCACGGCGGAGTCCTGGGGGCGCTTCTCGAGCTCACGGCAATCGTCCGGCTGCTCGAGGAGACCGGTGGCGAGCGCGTGCCGAAGCCCATCAACTTTTCCGTCGACTACCTCCGGAGCGCGGGGCCCGCGACGACGCGGGCGCGGGCCGAGATCTTCAAGCTCGGCCGACGGATCGCCAACGTGCACGTGGTGGCCTGGCAGGAGGATTTCTCGCGACCCGTGGCTTCCGGGAACGGGAAGTTTCTCTTCTATCCGGAAGAATAA
- a CDS encoding DDE transposase has translation MRGEDRFQGAMFSYVSLEDRVPREHPLRTIWAISDAALRRLSGRLGRLYARVGRPSIPPEKLLRALLLQVLYSVRSERLLMEELEYNLLFRWFVGLGMDEKVWDASTFSKNRERLLRGEVAEAFFAEVLGLAREQGLLSDEHFTVDGTLVEAWASQRSFRPREEAGGDGKEEKGGADFRGERRTNRTHVSRTDPDARLYRRGDGAEARLSYLGHVLVDAENQLVVGASLTRAEGSAEREAALEMLGRARYRRGARLGADRGYDVASFVREVRRLGLVPHVAQRRLGSALDRRTTRHRSYRATQRMRRRVEAVFGWLKTVGLFRKTRHRGVARVGWMFTLTLAAYNLVRMRNLLAESA, from the coding sequence ATGAGGGGAGAGGATCGGTTCCAGGGGGCGATGTTCAGCTACGTGTCGCTCGAGGACCGCGTGCCGCGGGAGCATCCGCTGCGGACGATCTGGGCGATTTCGGACGCGGCGCTGCGGAGGCTCTCCGGGAGGCTCGGGCGGCTTTACGCACGGGTCGGGAGGCCTTCGATTCCGCCCGAGAAGCTCCTGCGGGCGCTGCTTTTGCAGGTTCTCTACTCGGTGCGGAGCGAGCGTCTTTTGATGGAGGAGCTCGAGTACAATCTTCTTTTCCGGTGGTTTGTGGGGCTCGGGATGGACGAGAAGGTGTGGGATGCGTCGACCTTCAGCAAGAACCGGGAGCGGCTTTTGCGCGGGGAGGTGGCCGAGGCGTTTTTCGCGGAGGTGCTGGGGCTTGCGCGAGAGCAGGGGCTTCTTTCGGACGAGCACTTCACGGTGGACGGGACACTGGTGGAAGCCTGGGCGAGCCAGAGAAGCTTCCGGCCGAGGGAGGAAGCAGGCGGAGACGGAAAAGAGGAGAAGGGAGGGGCGGATTTCCGCGGGGAGCGGAGGACAAACCGGACGCATGTCTCGAGGACGGATCCCGACGCGAGGCTTTACCGGCGCGGAGATGGGGCGGAGGCGAGGCTTTCGTACCTCGGGCACGTGCTGGTGGACGCAGAGAACCAGCTTGTGGTGGGGGCCAGCCTGACGCGGGCCGAGGGGAGTGCGGAGAGGGAGGCTGCGCTCGAGATGCTCGGGCGGGCACGCTACCGCAGGGGGGCACGGCTCGGGGCGGACCGGGGCTACGACGTGGCAAGCTTCGTGCGCGAGGTGAGAAGGCTCGGGCTGGTGCCGCACGTGGCGCAGAGGCGCCTCGGGAGTGCGCTCGACCGCAGGACGACAAGGCACCGGAGCTACCGTGCGACGCAGCGCATGAGGCGGCGGGTGGAGGCGGTCTTCGGGTGGCTGAAGACGGTGGGGCTTTTCCGGAAGACCCGCCACAGGGGAGTGGCCCGGGTGGGCTGGATGTTCACGCTTACACTTGCAGCCTACAACCTGGTGCGGATGCGGAACCTTCTGGCCGAGAGCGCCTGA
- a CDS encoding ATP-dependent DNA helicase, which yields MLPVRFHPLVERWFSETFSAPTEVQARGWEAIATGSDTLLAAPTGSGKTLAAFLWAIDRLVEASVAGLLEDRTYVVYVSPLKALGNDIEKNLRVPLAGIRELALSTPYAAPDIRVSVRTGDTPSTDRQKQARRPPHILITTPESLYILLTAERSREALRLATTVIVDEIHAVAGDKRGAHLALSLERLDDLCGRPLQRIGLSATQKPIEEVARLLVGNARCEPGGKPRCTIVDVGHRRDIELRVEVPELELGPIATHEVRAEVYERLVELVESHRTTIVFVDTRRMVERVAHALGEKLGKERVAAHHGSLSRETRLAAEEGLKSGRIPVVVATASLELGIDVGFVDLVCHLGAPRSLASLLQRVGRSGHFLGAVPKGILFPLTRDELLQCAAAVRAVRAGELDRVEIPESPLDILAQQIVAHVASRESTVEELWELVRRAYPYRGLARKDFDDVIEMLSEGVSTRRGRRSAHLHYDRVHGRLRARRGARLAAITSGGAIPDTADYAVVEEPGETFVGTVNEDFAVESLAGDIFLLGNRSWRIRRVEAGRIRVEDAQGLPPTIPFWLGEAPARTAELSEAVSDLRREVARRLDDPAGAAAWLASEAKVDPWGAEQIVRYVADTVAVLGTVPTTDTVVAERFFDEAGGMQLVLHAPFGGRVNRALGFALRKRFCVTFDFELQAAATDDGVVLSLGEQHSFPLESVFGMLRPERLEEDLVQAVLVSPMFTNRWRWNATRALALLRQQGGKRVPMPIQRMRAEDLLAAVFPAQVACADNHTGPIEPPDHPLVKETLANCLHEAMDLDGLRRLVEDMRAGRVRTVAVETPAPSPMSHEILNANPYAFLDDAPLEERRARAVSLRRVDPELATGAGALDPEAIEEVRRQAWPDVRDADELHDSLLALGVLPVEDAEPWGEEARRLVRDGRATTLVAPGGSRFYVAAERLEAIRELYPGARAEPPLSYRPPGPLPEAEETRASVVQGWLEVLGPVTAEELARRLDWKESAVEAALARLESLGVVLRGHFTPLGRERVEWCERRLLARIHRLTLGKLRKEIEAVSAADFLRFLFRWQHVHTTSRLHGREGVRAVVAQLQGLELPGPAWERDVFPARVARYDPADLEHLCLSGEVAWGRLSVAPGPVEEAAVRRIRRRQAPTRSAPLAFFLREDAEFLLTAGQDDAGCLAGLSSLGREVFAFLSEKGASFLSDIARGLRRLPTEVEGALWELVASGLVTGDGVAGLRTLLLPDEKRAPRRRERRHLRGLPGGASRRLMPVGRWALLRTGVGPPREREEVVERWGRQLLRRYGVVFRELLARERHAPSWRELHALYRRMEARGELRGGRFVGGFLGEQFALPEAVEALREVRRKREAEELVVVSAADPLNLVGILTPGGRVSPYSAQVVAYAAGVPVEIGELGSVLSRLQSRA from the coding sequence ATGTTGCCGGTGCGCTTCCACCCGCTCGTCGAGCGCTGGTTCTCCGAGACGTTTTCCGCTCCGACGGAAGTGCAGGCGCGGGGCTGGGAGGCCATCGCGACGGGCTCGGACACCTTGCTCGCGGCGCCGACGGGCTCCGGCAAGACGCTGGCGGCTTTCCTCTGGGCCATCGACCGTCTCGTCGAGGCCAGCGTGGCAGGACTTCTCGAGGACCGCACCTACGTCGTCTACGTCTCGCCGCTCAAGGCGCTGGGGAACGACATCGAGAAAAACCTGCGCGTACCGCTCGCGGGCATCCGCGAACTCGCGCTTTCCACTCCTTACGCGGCTCCGGACATCCGGGTTTCCGTGCGGACGGGGGACACGCCGAGCACGGACCGGCAGAAGCAGGCCAGACGGCCGCCGCACATCCTGATCACGACGCCCGAGTCCCTCTACATCCTGCTCACGGCGGAGCGGAGCCGGGAGGCGCTGCGGCTCGCGACCACCGTGATCGTGGACGAAATCCACGCCGTCGCGGGCGACAAGCGGGGCGCCCATCTCGCGCTTTCGCTCGAGCGGCTCGACGACCTCTGCGGGAGGCCGCTCCAGCGCATCGGGCTTTCGGCCACGCAGAAACCGATCGAGGAGGTGGCGCGGCTTCTGGTCGGCAACGCGCGGTGCGAACCCGGCGGAAAGCCACGCTGCACGATCGTCGACGTGGGACACCGGCGGGACATCGAGCTCCGCGTGGAGGTGCCCGAGCTCGAGCTCGGGCCCATCGCCACCCACGAGGTGCGGGCCGAGGTCTACGAGAGGCTCGTGGAGCTCGTCGAGAGCCACCGGACGACGATCGTTTTCGTCGACACGCGCCGGATGGTCGAGCGGGTGGCGCATGCGCTCGGGGAAAAGCTCGGAAAAGAACGGGTCGCGGCGCACCACGGGAGCCTCTCCCGCGAGACGCGGCTCGCCGCCGAGGAGGGTCTCAAATCCGGCCGGATCCCCGTCGTCGTGGCGACGGCGTCGCTCGAGCTCGGGATCGACGTGGGCTTCGTCGACCTCGTCTGCCATCTCGGCGCACCGCGTTCTCTCGCCTCCTTGCTCCAGCGCGTGGGCCGCTCGGGCCATTTTCTCGGAGCCGTGCCCAAGGGCATCCTCTTTCCCTTGACACGCGACGAACTCCTCCAGTGCGCGGCAGCCGTCCGGGCCGTCCGTGCCGGGGAGCTCGACCGCGTCGAGATCCCGGAAAGCCCCCTCGACATCCTGGCGCAGCAGATCGTGGCGCACGTCGCCTCGCGCGAGAGCACGGTCGAGGAACTCTGGGAGCTCGTCCGCAGGGCCTACCCCTACCGCGGCCTCGCGCGGAAAGATTTCGACGACGTGATCGAGATGCTTTCCGAGGGGGTTTCGACCCGGCGGGGACGCAGGTCGGCTCACCTTCACTACGACCGGGTTCACGGGAGGCTCCGGGCGCGCCGCGGTGCCCGTCTTGCGGCGATCACGAGCGGCGGCGCGATTCCCGACACGGCCGACTATGCCGTCGTCGAAGAGCCGGGGGAAACCTTCGTGGGGACCGTCAACGAGGACTTCGCCGTCGAAAGCCTCGCGGGCGACATCTTTCTCCTCGGCAACCGCTCGTGGCGTATCCGGCGGGTCGAAGCGGGAAGGATCCGGGTCGAGGACGCCCAGGGGTTGCCGCCCACGATCCCGTTCTGGCTCGGCGAAGCCCCCGCGCGCACGGCCGAGCTTTCGGAGGCCGTGAGCGACCTCCGCCGCGAGGTTGCCCGGAGACTCGACGACCCGGCGGGCGCGGCCGCCTGGCTTGCGAGCGAGGCGAAAGTGGATCCGTGGGGTGCCGAGCAGATCGTGCGCTACGTGGCGGACACGGTCGCGGTTCTCGGTACGGTGCCGACGACGGACACCGTGGTGGCCGAGCGGTTTTTCGACGAGGCGGGCGGGATGCAGCTCGTCCTGCACGCACCTTTCGGCGGCCGCGTGAACCGTGCCCTCGGCTTCGCCCTCCGCAAGCGCTTTTGCGTGACGTTCGACTTCGAGCTCCAGGCCGCCGCGACCGACGACGGTGTCGTGCTCTCGCTCGGCGAGCAACACAGCTTTCCCCTCGAGAGCGTCTTCGGCATGCTCCGCCCCGAGAGGCTCGAAGAAGACCTGGTGCAAGCCGTCCTCGTCTCCCCGATGTTCACCAACCGGTGGCGGTGGAACGCGACGCGAGCGCTCGCGCTCCTGCGGCAGCAGGGTGGGAAGCGGGTTCCCATGCCGATCCAGCGCATGCGCGCGGAAGACCTCCTGGCCGCCGTCTTCCCCGCACAGGTCGCCTGCGCCGACAACCACACGGGGCCGATCGAGCCCCCCGACCATCCGCTCGTCAAGGAGACCCTCGCCAACTGCCTCCACGAAGCCATGGACCTCGACGGGCTCCGCCGTCTCGTCGAGGACATGCGTGCGGGCCGGGTTCGGACGGTGGCCGTCGAGACACCTGCGCCCTCTCCCATGTCGCACGAGATCCTGAACGCGAATCCCTACGCGTTTCTCGACGACGCGCCACTCGAAGAGCGGCGCGCCCGCGCCGTGAGTCTCCGGCGAGTCGACCCGGAGCTCGCCACGGGCGCCGGCGCCCTCGACCCGGAGGCCATCGAGGAGGTGCGGCGGCAGGCCTGGCCGGACGTGCGCGACGCGGACGAACTCCACGACTCTCTCCTGGCTCTCGGCGTCCTGCCCGTGGAGGACGCCGAGCCGTGGGGCGAGGAAGCCCGCCGGCTCGTCCGCGACGGCCGGGCCACGACTCTCGTCGCGCCGGGGGGTAGCCGTTTCTACGTCGCGGCGGAACGACTCGAAGCAATCCGGGAACTCTACCCGGGCGCGCGGGCCGAGCCGCCGCTTTCCTACCGGCCGCCCGGTCCTCTGCCGGAGGCCGAAGAGACGCGGGCGTCGGTGGTGCAAGGGTGGCTCGAAGTGCTCGGCCCTGTCACGGCGGAGGAACTCGCCCGACGGCTCGACTGGAAGGAGTCGGCGGTCGAGGCCGCGCTCGCGAGGCTCGAGAGTCTGGGTGTCGTTCTCCGGGGGCATTTCACACCGCTCGGGAGGGAGCGGGTCGAGTGGTGCGAGAGGCGGCTTCTCGCGCGCATCCACCGTCTCACGCTCGGAAAGCTGCGGAAGGAAATCGAAGCGGTCTCGGCCGCGGACTTCCTGCGCTTTCTTTTCCGGTGGCAGCACGTGCACACGACGAGCCGGCTTCACGGGCGCGAAGGGGTCCGCGCGGTGGTGGCGCAGCTCCAGGGCCTCGAGCTCCCGGGACCGGCGTGGGAGCGCGACGTCTTTCCGGCTCGCGTGGCCCGCTACGACCCCGCGGATCTCGAGCATCTCTGCCTTTCCGGAGAGGTAGCCTGGGGCAGGCTTTCCGTGGCACCGGGTCCCGTGGAAGAAGCGGCGGTTCGCAGGATTCGGCGCCGGCAAGCGCCCACGCGCTCGGCTCCTCTCGCGTTTTTCCTGCGAGAGGACGCGGAGTTTCTCTTGACGGCCGGGCAGGATGACGCGGGATGTCTCGCCGGGCTTTCGTCTCTCGGGCGGGAGGTCTTCGCCTTTCTCTCCGAGAAAGGCGCTTCCTTTCTCTCGGACATCGCGCGGGGGCTCCGGCGGCTTCCGACGGAGGTGGAAGGTGCGCTCTGGGAGCTCGTGGCCTCGGGACTCGTCACGGGAGACGGCGTGGCGGGACTCCGGACGCTGCTCCTGCCGGACGAGAAGCGGGCCCCGAGGCGGAGAGAGAGGCGCCACCTGCGCGGCCTGCCGGGGGGCGCGAGTCGGCGTCTCATGCCCGTGGGGCGCTGGGCTCTTTTGCGGACAGGAGTGGGACCGCCGCGCGAGCGCGAAGAGGTCGTGGAGAGGTGGGGGCGGCAGCTCCTGCGGCGGTACGGCGTGGTGTTCCGGGAGCTTCTTGCGAGAGAACGCCACGCGCCGAGCTGGCGCGAGCTGCACGCTCTCTACCGGCGGATGGAAGCTCGGGGCGAGCTTCGGGGCGGACGCTTCGTCGGCGGGTTTCTCGGAGAACAGTTCGCCCTTCCCGAAGCCGTCGAGGCGCTGCGCGAAGTGCGACGCAAGCGGGAGGCCGAGGAACTCGTCGTCGTCTCCGCAGCCGACCCGCTCAACCTGGTGGGCATCCTCACGCCCGGGGGGCGGGTGTCGCCGTACTCGGCGCAGGTCGTTGCTTACGCTGCGGGCGTCCCCGTCGAGATCGGAGAGCTCGGCTCGGTGCTGAGCCGGCTTCAGTCGAGGGCGTGA
- a CDS encoding nucleic acid-binding protein, producing the protein MSAGPVVANSSPLIALERIRRLGLLKELFTRVLVPPAVVQETSPRLALPTWVTERSLTQPIGPQLLRGSSGPGESEAIALALETRARWLIMDDRPARRIAEALGLPVIGTLGISLTSKRKGHLPSVRPCLESLAASGFRISQELMDRILLDAGESA; encoded by the coding sequence GTGAGCGCCGGGCCGGTTGTGGCCAATTCCAGTCCACTGATCGCTCTCGAGCGAATCCGTCGCCTCGGGCTCTTGAAAGAACTGTTTACCCGCGTGCTTGTTCCGCCGGCGGTCGTACAGGAAACGTCGCCGCGACTGGCTCTACCGACTTGGGTCACGGAGCGGTCTCTGACACAACCGATCGGTCCGCAGCTTCTGCGGGGATCGTCGGGCCCGGGGGAAAGCGAGGCGATCGCTCTCGCCCTCGAAACGCGTGCTCGCTGGCTCATCATGGATGACCGCCCGGCACGCCGAATCGCAGAAGCGCTCGGGCTTCCGGTCATCGGTACGCTTGGAATCTCGTTGACTTCCAAGCGCAAGGGGCATTTGCCCTCCGTTCGACCCTGCCTCGAATCGCTGGCCGCCTCTGGATTTCGCATTTCGCAGGAACTGATGGACCGGATCCTCCTGGACGCCGGCGAGAGCGCTTGA